A part of Nitrospirota bacterium genomic DNA contains:
- the moaA gene encoding GTP 3',8-cyclase MoaA: protein MTSLDSKQKDLPFAERAAVLTDSFNRRIDYLRISITDRCNLKCFYCMPENGLKQFGQSEILTSDEIIRIVRIAGKYGVRKVRLTGGEPLLRNDIFQLISGIKSVGIKDLSITTNGQRLAGMAQKLKKAGLDRVNISLDTLIAERYRKITRGGEIDRVWEAIAEAERTGLSPVKINVVPVRGVNDDELAGFAALTLHKDVHIRFIEFMPIGNRERWKPDAYLSKEEIRERVTSVGKLVKLPFKGGGPSRNYRIEDAQGMIGFISPISDCFCGSCNRLRLTAIGRLRPCLFSEISVDIKTSLRNGASDDELENLYRGAVLSKPARHTLQEGSSLHPALSPMSQIGG, encoded by the coding sequence ATGACTTCTCTGGATTCAAAACAGAAGGATTTGCCGTTCGCGGAGCGGGCAGCTGTGCTCACTGATTCGTTCAACCGTCGGATAGACTATCTCAGGATCTCCATCACTGACAGATGCAATTTGAAGTGCTTCTATTGCATGCCGGAAAATGGACTCAAACAATTCGGCCAATCTGAAATTCTCACCAGCGATGAGATCATCAGGATCGTGCGCATTGCAGGCAAATACGGCGTCAGAAAGGTCCGCCTGACCGGAGGCGAGCCGCTTCTGCGTAATGATATTTTCCAGCTTATCTCAGGGATCAAGAGCGTCGGGATAAAAGATCTCAGTATAACCACGAACGGACAACGCCTGGCAGGCATGGCGCAGAAGCTGAAAAAGGCCGGTCTCGACCGGGTGAATATCAGCCTCGACACCCTAATCGCGGAGCGATACCGAAAGATAACGAGGGGAGGCGAGATTGATCGAGTATGGGAAGCTATAGCGGAAGCGGAACGGACCGGGCTCTCGCCGGTGAAGATCAATGTGGTCCCGGTGCGGGGCGTCAATGATGATGAACTTGCCGGGTTTGCAGCCCTTACTTTGCATAAGGACGTTCATATCCGGTTTATCGAGTTTATGCCTATTGGCAACCGTGAAAGATGGAAACCCGATGCCTATCTGAGCAAGGAAGAGATCAGGGAGCGTGTGACTTCAGTGGGAAAACTTGTTAAGCTGCCGTTCAAGGGTGGTGGGCCGTCACGAAACTACCGCATAGAGGACGCACAAGGTATGATCGGTTTCATCAGCCCTATCAGCGACTGCTTTTGCGGTTCCTGCAACAGGCTACGGCTCACGGCAATTGGGAGACTGAGACCCTGTCTGTTTTCCGAAATATCAGTAGACATTAAAACTTCGCTCAGGAACGGCGCATCCGACGATGAGCTGGAAAATCTATATCGGGGCGCTGTCTTATCCAAACCCGCACGCCATACTCTCCAAGAGGGTTCTTCTCTCCATCCTGCATTATCTCCCATGTCCCAGATTGGAGGATAA
- a CDS encoding molybdopterin-binding protein, whose product MCDTIHDQQGPGTKSIPVQQAIGTVLAHDITEIRPGEFKGRAFKKGHVIREEDVCHLQRLGKEHLFVLQVADDEMHENDAAYAIAKALMGEGVAIKGEPKEGKINIIAERDGLLKIDRDALLKFNMLGEIMCATLHDNTIVKKGQTLAGTRAIPLVVKKVVVEEAVRIAESARQDRGTGRHGDREKMKLTPISRRHPITPSPRLTGVIEVKELRKPKVGVVITGNEVYHGRIKDAFAPVITKKIEEIGGELVGVYYAPDDKAFIVDRLRELLNAGADLLITTGGMSVDPDDVTRFAIRELGAIDITYGSAVLLGAMFLVAYLENAESPLTPPSPLGGEDKGAGWFHSELRTQNSKLIPILGIPACGMYATTTIFDLVLPRVLAGERIGRKEVAELGHGGLCMKCDVCRYPVCPFGKLG is encoded by the coding sequence AGGACGCGCCTTCAAGAAAGGCCACGTCATCCGCGAAGAGGACGTTTGTCACCTTCAGCGGCTCGGCAAGGAACATCTATTCGTGCTTCAGGTCGCCGATGACGAGATGCACGAGAACGATGCCGCGTACGCGATTGCCAAGGCGCTCATGGGCGAAGGGGTCGCGATCAAGGGCGAACCAAAGGAAGGAAAAATAAACATCATTGCGGAGCGTGATGGACTTCTTAAAATAGATCGTGATGCGCTTTTGAAATTCAACATGCTTGGAGAGATTATGTGTGCAACTCTTCATGACAATACAATCGTTAAAAAAGGACAGACTCTCGCAGGAACGAGGGCGATCCCGCTGGTGGTGAAGAAAGTGGTGGTGGAGGAGGCGGTAAGGATAGCGGAGTCTGCACGGCAGGACAGGGGGACAGGACGACACGGGGACAGGGAGAAAATGAAGCTGACGCCGATTTCCCGGCGTCACCCCATTACTCCGTCTCCGCGTCTGACCGGCGTCATCGAAGTAAAAGAACTGCGCAAACCGAAGGTCGGCGTCGTGATCACCGGGAACGAAGTATACCACGGCAGAATCAAAGACGCCTTTGCGCCGGTCATTACGAAGAAGATAGAGGAGATCGGCGGGGAGCTTGTGGGCGTCTACTATGCGCCGGACGATAAGGCATTCATTGTGGACAGGCTTCGGGAATTGTTAAATGCCGGGGCTGACCTGCTCATCACCACGGGCGGCATGTCCGTGGACCCCGATGACGTAACGCGGTTCGCGATCCGTGAGCTGGGCGCCATTGATATTACCTACGGTTCAGCGGTTTTGCTGGGAGCGATGTTTTTGGTTGCTTATCTTGAGAATGCGGAATCCCCCCTCACCCCACCCTCTCCCCTGGGGGGAGAGGATAAAGGAGCGGGATGGTTTCACTCCGAACTCCGAACTCAAAACTCCAAATTGATTCCGATTTTGGGGATCCCCGCCTGTGGCATGTATGCAACGACCACGATCTTCGATCTGGTCCTTCCCCGGGTACTTGCTGGTGAACGGATAGGACGAAAAGAGGTGGCTGAGCTGGGCCATGGTGGACTCTGTATGAAGTGCGACGTTTGCAGGTATCCGGTCTGTCCTTTTGGCAAGCTGGGATGA
- a CDS encoding molybdenum cofactor guanylyltransferase: protein MTGIVLSGGENRRMGRDKAFLKLEGAPLIEHVLRALRAVFPRIIIVTNAPSSYVSYDALAINDAVDKRGPLTGIYTGLLNSTDEYNFVAACDMPFLNPDLIAYMAGLADGHDIVVPKIAGRVEPLHAIYSKGLLPLIEKRLQGDARNVQGIFGEARVRYVRETEIDSFDPEHRSFKNLNTPEEYKEATCLDLECRS, encoded by the coding sequence ATGACAGGCATTGTTCTTTCAGGCGGTGAAAACCGCCGCATGGGCCGGGACAAGGCATTTCTCAAGCTTGAGGGAGCTCCTCTGATCGAGCATGTTTTGCGCGCGCTTCGCGCAGTGTTCCCGAGGATCATTATCGTGACCAACGCTCCGTCATCGTATGTCTCATACGACGCTCTTGCGATCAATGATGCCGTTGACAAACGGGGGCCGCTCACCGGCATTTATACCGGCCTGCTCAATTCAACGGACGAATATAATTTTGTGGCGGCCTGCGACATGCCTTTTTTAAACCCGGACCTGATCGCGTATATGGCCGGTCTGGCCGATGGACATGACATTGTTGTGCCGAAGATCGCCGGGCGCGTGGAGCCGCTTCATGCGATCTACTCAAAAGGCCTGCTGCCGCTCATCGAGAAAAGGCTCCAGGGGGACGCCCGAAACGTCCAGGGGATCTTCGGAGAAGCGCGAGTAAGGTATGTACGTGAAACTGAGATCGATAGCTTCGATCCCGAACATCGGTCGTTTAAGAATCTCAATACGCCAGAGGAATACAAGGAGGCAACATGTTTGGACTTGGAATGCCGGAGCTGA
- the tatA gene encoding twin-arginine translocase TatA/TatE family subunit, translating into MFGLGMPELIVILVIVIIIFGASRLPQLGEGLGKAIKGFKKGISDSSDEAAKKDNNTKG; encoded by the coding sequence ATGTTTGGACTTGGAATGCCGGAGCTGATCGTCATACTGGTAATCGTAATAATCATCTTCGGTGCGAGCCGCCTGCCGCAGCTCGGCGAAGGGCTCGGGAAGGCCATCAAGGGTTTTAAAAAGGGCATTTCCGATTCTTCCGACGAAGCCGCAAAAAAAGACAACAACACAAAGGGTTAG